One part of the Eriocheir sinensis breed Jianghai 21 chromosome 6, ASM2467909v1, whole genome shotgun sequence genome encodes these proteins:
- the LOC126989567 gene encoding uncharacterized protein LOC126989567, with protein sequence MPNETGTMTDTDKQSQNSESDIDDSDRDEHFDVRKYHQATKRKKECLSSSEEEAILSEYPKELWEQMERRKKSQNEAQRPGCSQWTDGSAQPTPAEQNPAGSPPSASSVDETEGEMSVPRPRITEDEMELLARQTQGMGTSEILEKGFLDSEKRRRIKETFEEHGTVPTLKQVESHFASQIAYHEEEIKKLHEMQKSWKTLAEEFWLGVKDEQAARLQAHLGEHRPRPRKRDAVSRVQRLCPLAGCGGRCINIRRHLSQCHKHLNKSDIDTLIEKYSSLQKVVQSKMPKKPPVKDSSSKQKSSKKYPSRQCSVCDKRVKRLDIHVEKKHSVKRRTNTFRDIMRQSLVLYQGTDEIETVEVASGKSTISLTDGIKSFLNHFEKYLRLCTTHTDSTTRAQRRMVNNVLTHMVQNEVLTTLSGSAICKLLVKIDDTEPLGFLPSKREMFSVGYKRKIVDACRRAVACLEWSDDELYHVEKDEARAADKRLLIITMKYQKEEIIEKGQTRRKKELENVTMEVIDKILKSDYIKNASDNAKKCLTNPEVRPLALSDFTKLRDVLILTLMIKSVRRPMEFAEFTLGEYLEMEERRTKGPEPENYYVIRVARHKTAHQGPSLLYLEESDKKVLDAYILFYRPVVTSCMAPSCLVFPNRIQMTEAKCCSKITFSNLSRIVNKTAIKSTSHCKITSRILRRSQISALWEKCDDPAWRQKVAEQCCHSLATATRYYDYSSKVEPGKLVVATLRQMRDGHRNDDAHTVLEGVPGVQHKNTLSNDLDDPESVCPASREVGEQEPGDKEYFLRPTTPPQRRGETLDQQDVESVLSYSSSGEDVSILSSLGTEPPGASSSVGSVLSYFSKGDGLSGDVSVLSSLGAGESAGPSTDYIGSLSPVKLPDTANVFRDIRNAIEACNKRTGEGPVVFKWVEVKAYLDKNNSQYRKLSATQLRYKFKYLKHLKKKLHI encoded by the exons ATGCCAAATGAAACAGGAACAATGACTGATACAGATAAGCAGAGCCAGAACAGCGAGTCTGATATAGACGACTCAGACCGTGATGAACACTTTGATGTGCGAAAGTATCATCAAGCTACAAAGCGAAAAAAAGAATGCCTATCCTCTTCAGAGGAAGAGGCAATCCTCTCGGAGTACCCAAAAGAACTCTGGGAACAAATGGAACGTAGAAAGAAGAGCCAAAATGAAGCTCAGAGGCcag GCTGTAGTCAATGGACTGACGGTAGTGCACAGCCCACACCAGCAGAGCAAAACCCTGCAG GTTCTCCCCCAAGTGCCTCATCAGTAGATGAGACAGAGGGTGAAATGTCTGTGCCAAGGCCAAGGATAACCGAGGATGAAATGGAGCTACTTGCCCGCCAAACCCAAGGCATGGGCACTTCGGAAATCCTTGAGAAGGGTTTCTTGGATTCTGAAAAACGCAGACGGATCAAGGAGACGTTTGAAGAGCATGGGACTGTCCCAACTCTGAAGCAGGTGGAGAGTCATTTTGCATCTCAAATCGCCTAccatgaagaggaaataaaaaagttaCACGAGATGCAAAAATCATGGAAGACGTTGGCAGAAGAATTTTGGCTAGGTGTGAAGGATGAGCAGGCTGCTAGACTTCAGGCACACCTCGGGGAGCACCGGCCACGTCCTAGGAAAAGAGATGCTGTGAGCAGGGTGCA GCGGCTATGCCCACTGGCGGGATGTGGTGGGAGGTGCATTAACATCAGGCGACACCTCAGTCAGTGCCATAAGCATCTTAACAAAAGTGATATTGATACGTTGATTGAAAAATACTCTTCATTGCAAAAAGTAGTGCAATCAAAGATGCCAAAAAAGCCTCCAGTTAAAGACAGCTCCAGCAAACAGAAGAGCAGTAAAAAATATCCTTCCAGACAGTGCTCTGTCTGCGATAAACGAGTAAaaagacttgacattcacgttgaGAAGAAACACTCCGTGAAGCGGCGCACAAATACGTTCAGGGATATCATGCGCCAATCTCTGGTGCTATATCAGGGCACTGATGAGATTGAAACTGTGGAAGTGGCATCTGGGAAATCAACCATTTCCCTAACAGATGGAATAAAATCATTCCTGAACCATTTTGAGAAGTATTTGAGGCTCTGCACTACGCACACGGACTCAACCACAAGAGCGCAAAGGCGCATGGTGAATAATGTTCTCACCCACATGGTTCAAAACGAGGTTCTGACGACCCTGAGTGGCTCTGCCATCTGCAAGCTACTGGTGAAAATAGATGATACTGAACCTCTTGGATTCTTGCCCAGCAAAAGAGAGATGTTCAGTGTGGGTTACAAAAGAAAAATTGTAGATGCATGCAGACGAGCTGTTGCATGCTTGGAATGGTCGGATGATGAATTGTACCATGTAGAGAAGGATGAGGCACGTGCAGCAGACAAGCGCCTCCTCATTATAACAA TGAAATACCAAAAGGAGGAGATCATTGAGAAGGGCCAAACCCGACGTAAGAAAGAATTAGAGAACGTCACAATGGAAGTAATCGATAAAATCCTAAAATCCGATTACATCAAGAACGCTTCTGACAATGCTAAGAAGTGCTTGACTAACCCAGAAGTGAGACCTTTGGCCCTGAGTGACTTTACCAAGCTCAGAGACGTCCTCATCCTTACATTGATGATAAAATCAGTAAGAAGACCCATGGAGTTTGCTGAATTCACACTGGGTGAATATctcgagatggaggagaggaggacaaaaggaCCTGAGCCTGAAAACTACTACGTGATTCGAGTTGCGAGGCATAAAACAGCTCATCAAG GACCCTCGCTCCTCTATCTGGAGGAATCTGACAAAAAGGTGTTGGATGCATACATATTGTTCTACCGGCCGGTGGTAACGTCCTGCATGGCTCCCAGCTGCCTAGTGTTTCCCAATAGGATTCAAATGACGGAGGCCAAATGTTGCTCCAAAATAACATTTTCCAATTTGAGCAGGATTGTGAATAAGACGGCGATTAAGTCCACATCCCATTGCAAGATTACTTCAAGGATACTTCGCCGCTCCCAGATATCAGCTCTCTGGGAAAAATGTGATGACCCAGCCTGGAGGCAGAAGGTCGCTGAGCAATGTTGCCATTCCCTGGCTACCGCCACTAGGTATTATGACTATTCCAGTAAAGTGGAGCCAGGGAAGTTAGTAGTGGCCACATTGAGGCAGATGAGGGATGGCCACAGAAATGACGATGCGCACACCGTCCTCGAGGGCGTTCCCGGTGTGCAGCATAAGAACAC GCTCTCCAATGACCTGGATGATCCCGAGAGCGTGTGTCCCGCATCTCGAGAAGTCGGTGAGCAAGAGCCGGGGGATAAAGAGTATTTCCTAAGGCCCACTACCCCTCCACAACGTAGGGGAGAGACATTGGATCAACAAGATGTCGA AAGTGTCCTGTCGTACTCTTCAAGTGGTGAGGATGTCAGTATACTATCATCCCTAGGAACCGAACCCCCAGGAGCAAGCTCATCTGTGGG AAGTGTCTTGTCATACTTCTCAAAAGGAGATGGCTTGTCAGGTGACGTGAGTGTACTGTCATCACTGGGAGCAGGAGAATCGGCAGGACCAAGCACTGACTACATTGGGAGTTTGTCTCCAGTAAAATTGCCCGACACTGCAAATGTCTTCAGAGATATAAGGAATGCTATTGAGGCTTGTAACAAGCGTACGGGGGAAGGTCCTGTTGTCTTCAAGTGGGTAGAGGTAAAAGCTTACTTGGATAAAAATAATTCTCAGTATAGAAAACTTTCAGCTACGCAGCTCAGGTATAAATTTAAGTATCTGAAACATTTAAAGAAGAAATTGCATATATAG